In a single window of the Littorina saxatilis isolate snail1 linkage group LG3, US_GU_Lsax_2.0, whole genome shotgun sequence genome:
- the LOC138962145 gene encoding ATP synthase subunit b, mitochondrial-like has translation MLSTFAVRSGVYGSALLRGQAPRVLAVVPIGSRHKSEAAKQAETWEEANKIFYGPERDTKNFPHPVMPQESGKVRMGFVPENWFQFFYEKTGVTGPYFFGVGLVTTLLSKEIWVVDHGFAEVIGFFGAIWLLSNKVGAGMAKWLDNKNDLVNKERFEQPIVDAKASAQEIIANNEKAIWQEDGQKFLWEAKKENVALQLESVYRQRLAQVFKDVKSRLDYQLEVQNVKRRFEQTHMVNWIVDNVTKSITPQQEQESIKVCIAQLKKMSVPVATA, from the exons ATGCTGTCAACCTTTGCAGTTCGTTCAG gTGTATATGGCAGTGCACTGCTCAGGGGCCAAGCACCAAG GGTGCTAGCAGTGGTTCCCATAGGCAGCCGACACAAAAGCGAGGCAGCCAAGCAAGCAGAAACATGGGAAGAGGCCAACAAGATTTTCTACGGCCCTGAGAGGGACACAAAGAATTTCCCTCACCCTGTCATGCCCCAGGAAAGTGGCAAAGTTCGCATGGGTTTCGTCCCTGAAAACTGGTTCCAGTTTTTCTATGAAAAGACTGGCGTCACGG GGCCTTACTTTTTTGGGGTTGGATTGGTGACCACACTCCTGTCCAAAGAGATCTGGGTAGTGGACCACGGCTTTGCTGAGGTCATCGGTTTCTTCGGCGCAATCTGGCTCCTATCCAACAAGGTTGGGGCTGGTATGGCCAAGTGGCTGGACAATAAGAATGAT CTCGTGAACAAGGAGCGCTTTGAGCAGCCAATCGTGGACGCCAAGGCCTCTGCCCAGGAGATCATCGCCAACAACGAGAAGGCTATCTGGCAGGAGGATGGTCAGAAGTTCCTGTGGGAGGCAAAGAAG GAGAACGTTGCCCTGCAGCTGGAGTCGGTGTACCGCCAGCGACTGGCCCAGGTCTTCAAGGACGTCAAGAGCAGACTG GACTACCAGCTTGAGGTGCAGAACGTAAAACGGCGCTTTGAACAGACTCACATGGTCAACTGGATCGTGGACAACGTCACAAAGAGCATCACCCCACAACAG gAGCAAGAAAGCATCAAGGTGTGCATTGCCCAGCTGAAGAAGATGTCCGTCCCCGTCGCAACTGCGTGA